In Rhodococcus qingshengii JCM 15477, the sequence CGCGTTGGCTGCAATGCCCGACGTCGTGAAGAAGATGCACGCAAAGTCGGGACTGACCGAAGAGGTTCGTAAGTCGACGGTCACCCTCGCCGAGGCGGAGAAAGAGGTGCTCGCGTACATCCGCAAGCACGTTCCCGTCGCCGGTACGGCTCCCTTGGCAGGCAATTCAATCGCCACCGACCGCGGATTCATCTCACGGGACATGACGGCACTGGACACATACCTGCACTACCGGATGATCGACGTCAGCTCCATCAAAGAACTCTCCCGCCGCTGGTACCCGCGAATCTACTTCGGCCAGCCCGAAAAAGGTCTCGCCCACCGGGCACTCGCCGACATCAAGG encodes:
- the orn gene encoding oligoribonuclease; translated protein: MQDKLVWIDCEMTGLRLESDKLIEIAALVTDSDLNILGEGVDIVIHADDDALAAMPDVVKKMHAKSGLTEEVRKSTVTLAEAEKEVLAYIRKHVPVAGTAPLAGNSIATDRGFISRDMTALDTYLHYRMIDVSSIKELSRRWYPRIYFGQPEKGLAHRALADIKESIRELKYYRGTAFVAAPGPSSAEIAAVVEGLGPA